A genomic region of Brevibacillus sp. JNUCC-41 contains the following coding sequences:
- a CDS encoding sodium-dependent transporter: MSKQDQWTSKLGFILAAAGSAIGLGAIWKLPYMTGANGGGAFFLLFILFTILIGAPILIAEFTIGRNAQKDAISAYKHIAPGKPWALIGYGGVVASIILLSFFSVVGGWIISYLARSFTGSLSNLTQEEYGNFFNTIISNPYETVIAQLLFMVFTIWVVQGGVSKGIEKANKYMMPSLFILFIILLIRSLTLNGAMEGVKFFLKPDFSALTGETILLALGQSFFALSVGVSVMVTYASYLSKKEDITKSAFSVVGLNIFISLLAGLVIFPAVFALGFSPSSGPGLVFVVLPAVFNEMALGGIFMFIFFILLLFATLTTAFSILEITVAAMIKGDAAKRKKASWIAGITVFLIGIPSALSFGVLSDVKIFNLSIFDFADYLTSNIALPVGALFISLFIGYQMKRIEVQKEFESGADSGRSLFKLWYFLIRYVVPIMIILVFLKSTSLI, encoded by the coding sequence ATGTCAAAACAAGATCAATGGACTTCAAAACTTGGGTTCATCCTAGCAGCCGCGGGATCCGCTATTGGATTAGGCGCCATCTGGAAGCTCCCATATATGACTGGGGCAAATGGCGGAGGGGCCTTCTTCCTGCTCTTCATTTTATTCACCATACTTATCGGTGCACCGATATTAATAGCGGAATTCACGATTGGCCGCAATGCACAGAAAGATGCCATTAGCGCATATAAACATATCGCCCCTGGAAAGCCTTGGGCGTTGATTGGATATGGCGGTGTCGTCGCTTCAATCATTCTTCTTTCCTTCTTCAGTGTTGTCGGAGGCTGGATCATCTCGTATTTAGCAAGAAGCTTTACAGGTTCTCTCTCAAACTTGACGCAAGAAGAATATGGGAACTTCTTCAATACGATAATCAGTAATCCATATGAAACGGTTATCGCTCAGTTATTATTCATGGTCTTTACCATTTGGGTCGTGCAAGGCGGGGTTTCCAAGGGAATTGAAAAGGCTAATAAATATATGATGCCTTCCTTGTTCATCCTTTTCATCATTCTTCTTATCCGTTCCTTGACTCTGAATGGAGCGATGGAGGGTGTTAAATTCTTCTTGAAGCCGGACTTTTCCGCATTAACAGGGGAAACGATCCTATTGGCACTTGGCCAATCCTTCTTTGCACTAAGTGTCGGTGTTTCCGTGATGGTAACCTACGCATCCTATTTAAGTAAAAAAGAAGATATTACAAAATCGGCCTTTTCGGTAGTCGGACTGAATATCTTCATTTCCTTGCTGGCAGGTTTGGTCATCTTCCCGGCTGTTTTCGCACTGGGTTTCAGCCCTTCAAGCGGGCCTGGACTGGTTTTTGTCGTGTTGCCTGCCGTATTCAATGAAATGGCGCTTGGCGGGATCTTCATGTTCATTTTCTTCATATTATTATTATTTGCCACCCTTACGACGGCATTCTCCATTCTCGAAATCACCGTTGCAGCCATGATCAAGGGTGATGCTGCAAAGCGGAAGAAGGCTTCTTGGATAGCTGGTATCACCGTTTTCCTGATTGGGATTCCTAGTGCATTATCATTTGGGGTGCTTTCGGATGTGAAGATTTTCAATTTATCCATATTCGATTTCGCTGATTATCTGACAAGCAATATCGCGCTGCCAGTCGGTGCCTTGTTCATATCTCTTTTCATCGGCTATCAAATGAAAAGGATCGAGGTACAAAAGGAGTTCGAATCTGGCGCTGATTCCGGCCGATCACTTTTTAAACTTTGGTATTTCCTGATTCGCTACGTCGTGCCGATCATGATCATACTCGTATTCCTTAAGTCCACTAGTCTCATTTAA
- a CDS encoding DUF378 domain-containing protein — protein MSGIQRTALVLTIIGAINWGLIGFFQFDLVASIFGGQDAGLARIVYGLVGIAGLINLGLLFKPSPEISREPETKPTR, from the coding sequence ATGAGTGGAATACAAAGAACTGCACTTGTTCTTACAATAATTGGGGCAATCAACTGGGGATTAATAGGTTTTTTCCAATTTGACTTGGTCGCTTCGATTTTCGGGGGGCAAGATGCTGGATTAGCCCGTATCGTTTATGGGTTGGTTGGAATCGCCGGTCTCATTAATCTTGGTCTTCTCTTTAAACCAAGCCCTGAAATTTCCAGAGAGCCTGAAACTAAACCGACTCGTTGA
- a CDS encoding alpha/beta fold hydrolase, which translates to MESHTIKGVEQVGNMDIYFEYDRIDDSLPTLVLLHGFLSSSFSFRKLVPYLIKEYNVISIDLPPFGQSGKDYRYTYSFRNIAKSVVMFLEGKDIRKFSTIGHSMGGQISLQLIKSYPHLVDHAILLAGSGYQPSYSEKMKMVSYLPFFSFGIKRHLQKSGIEKNLKNVVHDPAMIDDEMRQGYLGPFIKKHDIFRALGRMLRDKEVDLLKDDLSDIHTPCLLIWGRHDRVVPLNIGQRLHEDLPNSKLVVLEESGHLLPEEKPEEVYQLIKGFIGVATPTTHEYIAEIHE; encoded by the coding sequence ATGGAAAGTCATACAATCAAAGGCGTCGAACAGGTGGGCAATATGGATATCTATTTTGAATATGACCGAATCGACGATTCCCTACCCACCCTTGTCCTGCTTCATGGATTTTTGTCGTCGAGCTTCAGTTTCCGTAAATTAGTGCCCTATTTAATCAAGGAATACAATGTGATTTCCATAGACCTCCCGCCATTCGGGCAAAGCGGAAAAGATTATCGATATACATATTCATTCCGGAACATCGCTAAATCAGTCGTTATGTTCTTAGAAGGAAAAGACATCAGGAAATTCAGCACCATCGGCCATTCCATGGGCGGGCAGATTTCCCTGCAGCTCATCAAATCGTATCCTCATCTTGTCGACCATGCCATTCTTCTTGCCGGTTCAGGCTATCAGCCCAGCTATTCGGAGAAAATGAAGATGGTCAGTTACCTGCCCTTCTTTTCATTCGGGATAAAACGGCATCTACAAAAATCAGGTATCGAAAAGAATTTGAAAAATGTCGTCCACGACCCGGCAATGATTGACGATGAAATGCGGCAGGGATACCTAGGTCCCTTCATAAAGAAGCATGATATTTTCCGGGCATTGGGGAGGATGCTTCGAGACAAGGAAGTCGATTTATTGAAGGATGACCTTAGTGATATCCATACACCATGCCTGCTTATTTGGGGAAGGCATGATCGAGTTGTGCCATTGAATATTGGCCAAAGGCTCCATGAAGACCTGCCTAATTCCAAGCTTGTTGTCCTTGAGGAATCCGGGCACCTTCTTCCAGAGGAGAAACCGGAAGAAGTGTATCAATTAATTAAAGGGTTCATTGGAGTGGCCACCCCAACGACTCACGAGTATATCGCCGAAATTCACGAGTAA
- a CDS encoding Lrp/AsnC family transcriptional regulator: MHLNEEELEVLRIIESNSRIDMKDLAKMTDQSESDIEITLKKLEDMRVIVRYLTVINWAKVDEYHGVTAMIDVKVTPKRGVGFDEVAKRIYKFKEVQSVYLMSGAYDLSVIVEGRSMNEVASFVSEKLSTLDSVISTTTHFIMKKYKHDGTIFEQTEEDKRIVVSP; encoded by the coding sequence ATGCACTTGAATGAAGAGGAATTGGAAGTCTTGAGAATCATTGAAAGTAACAGCCGGATTGATATGAAGGATTTGGCTAAAATGACCGATCAATCAGAATCGGACATTGAAATCACATTGAAGAAATTAGAAGATATGCGGGTCATTGTCCGTTATTTAACAGTCATTAACTGGGCTAAAGTGGATGAATACCATGGTGTCACAGCTATGATCGATGTAAAAGTCACTCCTAAGCGCGGCGTCGGTTTCGATGAGGTCGCAAAAAGGATTTATAAATTCAAAGAAGTCCAGTCCGTTTATTTAATGTCTGGGGCTTATGATCTTTCGGTCATTGTCGAAGGACGTTCGATGAACGAAGTGGCAAGCTTTGTTTCGGAAAAGCTTTCGACACTGGATTCCGTCATTTCTACGACGACTCACTTCATTATGAAAAAATATAAGCATGATGGCACTATTTTCGAGCAAACTGAAGAAGATAAGCGGATAGTGGTGTCACCATGA
- a CDS encoding TraR/DksA C4-type zinc finger protein yields the protein MLSNQQLKEFQQQLQQSKQELEERLNDSGNYDLRRSLEDSTGELSSYDNHPGDEGTELYEREKDLALSEHDRDEIRDIERALSAIEAGDYGKCEVCSKEIPLERLNAIPTTTYCVEHTPSQETSDNRPVEEEVLGPPFGKFDYDDRHESVAYDAEDSWQDVASYGTSESPSDFVNPPNDYEDMYVESEENIGYVENYENFVGVDLYGKEITVYPNSQYQELKEELFEENIQTSFGDLPRYEHDPYVDEEKD from the coding sequence ATGCTATCCAATCAGCAGCTTAAAGAATTTCAACAGCAATTGCAGCAATCGAAGCAAGAGTTGGAAGAGCGGTTAAATGATTCAGGCAACTACGATTTAAGAAGAAGCTTGGAGGATTCGACAGGTGAGTTATCGAGTTACGATAATCATCCCGGAGATGAAGGAACCGAGTTATATGAACGGGAAAAGGATTTGGCCCTTTCCGAGCATGACCGCGATGAAATAAGGGATATTGAACGAGCGCTTTCCGCCATCGAGGCAGGTGATTATGGAAAGTGTGAGGTTTGTTCAAAGGAAATACCTCTTGAACGTTTGAATGCCATCCCTACCACTACTTATTGTGTCGAGCATACCCCATCACAGGAAACTTCGGACAATCGGCCGGTGGAAGAGGAAGTGCTGGGACCCCCATTTGGAAAATTCGATTATGATGACCGTCACGAATCGGTAGCATACGATGCGGAGGATTCATGGCAGGATGTTGCCAGTTATGGAACATCTGAATCGCCTTCCGATTTTGTAAATCCGCCAAACGATTATGAAGATATGTATGTCGAGTCCGAAGAAAATATCGGATATGTCGAAAATTATGAAAACTTTGTTGGTGTGGATCTATACGGTAAAGAGATAACGGTTTATCCAAACTCCCAATATCAAGAATTGAAGGAAGAACTTTTTGAAGAAAATATTCAAACCTCGTTTGGGGATTTGCCACGATATGAGCATGATCCTTATGTCGATGAAGAGAAAGATTGA
- the yugI gene encoding S1 domain-containing post-transcriptional regulator GSP13 has protein sequence MSEKFEIGAVVAGKVTGIQPYGAFVALDDSTQGLVHISEITHGFVKDINEHLKVGDEVKVKVLSIDSAAGKIGLSIRATEEAPERTEAPKKAPKKRQASVKATSHIESTEGFNTLKDKLQEWIEQSQREDLIKK, from the coding sequence ATGTCTGAAAAATTCGAAATTGGTGCGGTAGTTGCTGGTAAAGTAACTGGTATTCAACCATACGGTGCATTTGTTGCTTTAGATGATTCAACTCAAGGTTTAGTTCATATTTCTGAAATTACTCACGGCTTCGTTAAAGATATCAACGAACATTTAAAAGTGGGCGATGAAGTGAAAGTTAAAGTCCTTTCCATCGATTCAGCTGCTGGAAAAATCGGCTTATCGATCCGCGCTACAGAAGAAGCTCCTGAGCGTACTGAAGCTCCGAAAAAAGCTCCGAAAAAACGCCAAGCTTCTGTTAAAGCGACATCTCACATCGAATCTACTGAAGGTTTCAACACATTGAAAGACAAACTTCAAGAGTGGATTGAACAATCTCAACGCGAAGACTTAATCAAAAAATAA
- a CDS encoding iron-containing alcohol dehydrogenase, protein MENYTYKNPTKVIFGKGQLESLKTEIPAYGDKVLLVYGGGSIKKNGLYEKVVNTLKEIDAEVHELSGVEPNPRISTVRKGVDLCKEHGIDFVLAVGGGSVIDATKAIVAGAKYEGDPWDLVIKKAPVEEALPFGTVLTLAATGSEANSGSVITNWETKEKYGWGSPLVFPQFSILDPENTFSVPKDQTVYGMVDMMSHVFETYFHPETHAPLQDRFCESLLSTVIETAPKLLEDLENYEHRATILYAGNLALNGSLGVGYSGDWATHNIEHAVSAVYDIPHAGGLAILFPNWMMHVLHENVARFKQVAVRVFHVDPEGKTDEEAALEGIERLRSFWSSLGAPTNLSDYGIDDSQLEVMADKAMSRGDFGRFKVLNREDVLAILRASL, encoded by the coding sequence TTGGAGAATTACACTTATAAAAATCCTACTAAAGTCATTTTCGGCAAAGGTCAGCTTGAAAGCCTAAAAACTGAAATTCCTGCGTATGGAGATAAAGTTTTACTTGTATACGGTGGGGGAAGCATAAAGAAAAATGGCTTATATGAAAAAGTGGTCAATACCTTGAAAGAGATTGATGCAGAGGTGCACGAACTTTCCGGGGTTGAACCGAATCCACGCATCTCGACAGTCCGAAAAGGTGTTGATCTTTGTAAAGAACATGGTATCGACTTTGTCCTGGCTGTTGGGGGAGGAAGCGTAATCGACGCTACAAAGGCCATCGTTGCGGGTGCTAAATATGAGGGGGATCCATGGGATCTTGTCATTAAGAAGGCACCAGTCGAAGAGGCACTTCCATTCGGAACGGTGCTGACTTTAGCTGCAACCGGCTCTGAAGCGAATTCGGGATCTGTCATAACCAACTGGGAAACGAAAGAGAAATATGGATGGGGAAGTCCATTGGTATTTCCGCAGTTCTCCATTTTGGATCCTGAAAATACTTTTTCAGTACCAAAAGACCAAACGGTATACGGAATGGTCGATATGATGTCACATGTGTTCGAAACGTATTTCCATCCGGAAACGCATGCGCCGCTACAGGACCGTTTTTGTGAATCGCTGTTATCGACGGTGATTGAAACGGCACCTAAACTATTGGAAGACCTGGAGAATTACGAGCACCGGGCTACCATCCTGTATGCTGGAAACCTGGCCTTGAATGGGTCGCTTGGGGTCGGTTACAGCGGTGATTGGGCAACGCATAACATTGAACATGCCGTTTCAGCTGTTTATGACATCCCGCATGCAGGGGGATTGGCCATCTTATTCCCAAATTGGATGATGCATGTGCTGCATGAAAATGTCGCACGCTTTAAACAAGTGGCAGTCCGTGTATTCCATGTAGATCCTGAAGGTAAGACAGATGAGGAAGCGGCCCTTGAAGGCATTGAAAGACTTAGGTCATTTTGGAGCAGCTTAGGGGCTCCGACCAATCTTTCGGATTATGGCATCGATGACTCACAATTGGAAGTCATGGCTGATAAAGCGATGAGCAGAGGGGATTTTGGAAGATTCAAAGTGCTGAACCGGGAAGATGTTCTTGCCATTTTACGGGCTTCATTATAA
- a CDS encoding MalY/PatB family protein: MDILNKSIFEEQINRENSGSAKWDKNSLTSLYGREDVLPMWVADMDFPSPEGIQKALMERLNHPIFGYTVPSETVFTEIQSWLKDRHSWQIDKEWISFSSGVVSAIGTTIQAFTNPGDKILLQSPVYTPFFDMIKNNDRVVVNSPLIMEEDRFEIDFTDFEDKLKSGVKLFLFCSPHNPGGRVWTKGELLRIGELCAKYNVVIVSDEIHADLFHKTSRHYPIGSLSKNLADITVTLMAPSKTFNIAGIQASFLIASNEKLQKQLQKAQTKLAFHGLNIFALTAMEAAYREGLEWLEEMIGYIEENIKVAEEFIAAEIPSLHVMHPEASYLLWIDCRDLGLTDKEIKDRLIHQGKLALEPGSKYGPGGEGFVRMNLGCSRSVLMEGLNRLKLAFS; the protein is encoded by the coding sequence GTGGATATTTTGAACAAGTCAATATTCGAAGAACAAATAAACAGGGAAAATTCAGGGTCTGCAAAATGGGATAAAAACTCGCTCACATCATTATATGGTCGCGAAGATGTTCTTCCGATGTGGGTTGCCGATATGGACTTCCCATCTCCTGAGGGCATTCAAAAGGCATTGATGGAACGTTTGAACCATCCAATTTTCGGCTATACGGTCCCTTCTGAAACGGTTTTCACTGAAATTCAAAGCTGGCTTAAAGACCGGCATTCCTGGCAAATCGATAAAGAGTGGATTTCATTTAGCTCTGGCGTCGTTTCTGCAATCGGTACAACGATCCAAGCATTCACGAACCCGGGCGATAAAATATTGTTACAATCTCCAGTCTATACCCCATTTTTTGATATGATCAAAAATAATGACCGGGTGGTGGTCAATAGTCCCCTTATCATGGAAGAGGACCGCTTCGAGATTGATTTCACCGATTTTGAGGACAAGCTGAAAAGCGGAGTGAAACTATTCCTTTTTTGCAGTCCGCATAACCCGGGCGGACGCGTTTGGACTAAGGGCGAACTGTTACGAATCGGGGAGTTATGTGCAAAATATAATGTAGTCATCGTCAGTGATGAGATACATGCTGACTTATTCCATAAAACATCAAGGCATTATCCGATCGGCTCGCTTTCAAAAAATTTGGCGGACATAACCGTTACATTGATGGCGCCAAGCAAAACATTCAATATTGCCGGCATTCAGGCTTCATTCCTGATCGCCAGTAATGAAAAATTGCAGAAGCAACTACAAAAGGCGCAAACGAAACTGGCCTTCCATGGTCTTAACATCTTTGCCTTAACAGCAATGGAAGCCGCTTATCGAGAGGGCCTGGAATGGCTTGAAGAAATGATTGGCTACATTGAGGAAAATATTAAAGTGGCAGAGGAATTCATTGCTGCCGAAATTCCTTCACTGCATGTCATGCATCCGGAAGCTTCTTACCTTTTATGGATTGACTGCCGTGACCTTGGATTGACCGACAAGGAAATCAAGGATCGACTGATCCATCAAGGGAAGCTCGCATTGGAACCTGGTTCAAAATATGGACCTGGTGGGGAAGGTTTCGTCCGAATGAATCTCGGTTGTTCACGCAGCGTCCTGATGGAAGGGCTAAACCGTTTGAAATTGGCGTTTTCATAA
- a CDS encoding aminotransferase, with protein sequence MIKTSYVSKTVAEIKPSGIRRFFDLAANLEGVVSLGVGEPDFVTSWAVREAAINSLEEGYTSYTANAGLYELRSEISGYMEKQFHVSYRPEDQIIVTVGASQALDIALRTILNPGEEVIVVEPCFVAYAPLVTMAGGIPVTVQTSKEDDFKLTPQQLEAAITPKTKAVLICSPNNPTGTQLGQEELVMLADIVKKHDLLVISDEIYAELAYDETFTSFAAIDGMLERTIVINGFSKGFAMTGWRLGFVCAPKEISEAMLKLHQYAMMCAPTIAQHAALEALKHGMQDVEEMRRSYRRRRNYIVKSFNDMGLNCHNPGGAFYAFPSIEKTGMTSMEFAEKLLTEELVAVVPGDVFGESGEGHIRCSYASSMEQLQEALRRMERFMKKHCK encoded by the coding sequence ATGATTAAAACGAGTTATGTTTCAAAAACGGTTGCAGAGATTAAACCATCAGGCATCCGCCGTTTTTTCGACTTGGCTGCCAATTTGGAAGGGGTCGTCTCCCTTGGTGTGGGTGAACCGGATTTCGTTACATCTTGGGCAGTAAGGGAAGCGGCGATCAACTCCTTGGAGGAAGGGTATACCTCTTATACGGCCAATGCCGGATTATATGAATTAAGGTCGGAAATCAGCGGGTATATGGAGAAGCAGTTCCATGTTTCGTATAGACCGGAGGATCAAATCATCGTCACGGTCGGAGCAAGCCAAGCCCTCGATATTGCCCTGAGGACAATCTTGAATCCGGGTGAAGAAGTCATTGTCGTCGAACCGTGTTTCGTCGCCTATGCACCGCTTGTGACCATGGCAGGTGGAATACCGGTCACGGTCCAAACATCCAAGGAAGATGATTTTAAATTGACTCCCCAACAACTCGAGGCGGCGATCACACCTAAAACGAAGGCTGTATTAATCTGTTCGCCGAATAACCCGACGGGAACCCAACTTGGGCAGGAAGAATTAGTGATGCTTGCTGACATCGTTAAAAAGCATGACTTGCTGGTGATTTCCGATGAAATCTATGCAGAACTTGCTTATGATGAGACATTCACTTCTTTTGCTGCCATTGACGGCATGCTTGAGCGGACAATTGTCATCAATGGGTTTTCGAAAGGGTTTGCGATGACTGGATGGCGTCTTGGGTTCGTTTGTGCACCTAAGGAAATTTCCGAAGCGATGCTTAAGCTTCATCAATATGCGATGATGTGTGCGCCGACCATTGCGCAGCATGCTGCATTGGAAGCTTTAAAGCACGGAATGCAGGATGTGGAGGAAATGCGCCGAAGTTATCGAAGAAGGCGAAATTATATCGTGAAATCATTTAACGATATGGGGCTGAATTGCCATAATCCTGGCGGGGCTTTTTACGCATTTCCTTCAATCGAGAAAACGGGAATGACTTCAATGGAATTTGCTGAAAAACTTCTGACGGAAGAACTTGTAGCCGTTGTGCCGGGTGATGTATTTGGGGAAAGCGGCGAAGGTCATATCCGCTGTTCCTATGCATCCTCGATGGAACAGCTTCAAGAAGCGCTTAGAAGGATGGAACGTTTCATGAAGAAACATTGCAAATAA
- a CDS encoding DUF1871 family protein, with product MDTQQMNLALVAVLQEWDPFKIGWDLYEPEIADTVVAIRDIDEPKELAEKIKSIYEFSFDESVQMEKCLEVAQQLLIIKNDASCSI from the coding sequence ATGGATACACAGCAAATGAATCTAGCGTTGGTTGCCGTATTGCAAGAATGGGATCCATTCAAGATAGGATGGGATCTTTATGAGCCGGAAATTGCAGATACGGTCGTAGCAATCCGGGATATAGATGAACCAAAGGAACTGGCGGAAAAAATAAAATCCATTTACGAGTTCTCGTTCGATGAATCCGTTCAGATGGAAAAGTGCCTTGAAGTTGCACAACAGCTGCTCATCATAAAAAATGATGCCAGCTGCTCGATCTAA
- a CDS encoding glucose-6-phosphate isomerase, with translation MAHIRFDYSKALPFFGEHEITYLQDAVKVAHHSLHEQTGAGNEYLGWLDLPANYDKEEFSRIKKAAAKIKEDSEVLLVIGIGGSYLGARAAVEMLQHSFYNILPSDKRNAPQILFVGNNISSTYMQDVMDLLENRDFSINVISKSGTTTEPALAFRIFRKLLEQKYGVEEAKGRIYATTDKEKGALKTVATEEGFQTFVIPDDVGGRYSVLTAVGLLPIAVSGADIDQIMEGAERARVDFSSSELGENQAYQYAAVRNILYNKGKTIEMLINYEPGLQYFSEWWKQLFGESEGKDQKGIFPSSANFSTDLHSLGQYVQEGRRDLFETVIKVEKARHEILIEEAANDLDGLNYLSGKTVQFVNDKAFEGTLLAHTDGGVPNLIVTVPQLDAYTFGYLVYFFEKACAMSGYLLGVNPFDQPGVEAYKVNMFALLGKPGYEKKKAELEQRL, from the coding sequence ATGGCCCATATTCGTTTCGATTATTCAAAAGCCCTGCCGTTTTTCGGGGAGCATGAAATTACCTATTTACAGGATGCTGTAAAAGTGGCACACCATTCCCTGCATGAGCAGACAGGGGCAGGCAATGAATATCTTGGCTGGCTGGATTTACCCGCCAATTATGATAAAGAAGAGTTCTCAAGAATCAAAAAAGCGGCCGCGAAAATAAAAGAAGATTCAGAAGTGCTGCTGGTTATCGGAATCGGTGGATCATATCTAGGAGCGCGGGCAGCAGTTGAGATGCTTCAACATAGTTTTTATAACATTTTACCTTCGGATAAAAGAAATGCACCGCAAATTTTGTTTGTGGGTAATAATATAAGCTCTACATATATGCAGGACGTCATGGACCTATTGGAAAATAGGGATTTCTCGATCAATGTCATCTCTAAATCCGGTACGACCACGGAGCCTGCACTGGCCTTCAGGATTTTCCGAAAACTGCTGGAACAAAAATACGGCGTTGAAGAAGCTAAGGGCCGCATTTATGCTACCACTGATAAAGAGAAGGGTGCATTAAAAACGGTAGCGACGGAGGAAGGTTTCCAAACTTTCGTCATTCCTGATGATGTTGGCGGACGTTACTCGGTCTTAACGGCTGTAGGGCTGCTGCCGATTGCGGTCAGCGGGGCGGATATCGATCAAATCATGGAGGGAGCCGAACGTGCCAGGGTGGACTTCAGTTCTTCCGAGTTAGGCGAGAATCAGGCATACCAATATGCGGCGGTTCGGAATATCCTTTACAATAAAGGGAAAACGATTGAAATGCTGATAAACTATGAGCCTGGACTTCAATACTTCTCTGAGTGGTGGAAACAATTATTCGGGGAAAGCGAAGGAAAGGATCAAAAAGGGATATTCCCTTCATCGGCTAACTTCTCGACTGACCTGCATTCATTAGGGCAGTATGTTCAGGAAGGACGGCGTGATCTTTTTGAGACGGTCATCAAAGTGGAAAAGGCCCGTCATGAAATCTTGATTGAAGAAGCGGCCAATGACTTGGATGGCCTGAATTACCTATCAGGTAAAACGGTTCAATTCGTGAATGATAAAGCATTTGAGGGTACGCTGTTAGCCCATACGGACGGTGGCGTTCCCAACCTGATCGTAACGGTTCCGCAGCTTGATGCTTATACTTTTGGCTACCTTGTGTATTTCTTCGAGAAAGCTTGTGCAATGAGCGGATACTTACTGGGTGTAAATCCATTTGATCAGCCTGGAGTGGAAGCCTATAAGGTGAACATGTTTGCACTTTTAGGAAAGCCGGGTTATGAAAAGAAAAAAGCGGAGCTCGAACAGCGCTTATAA
- a CDS encoding manganese catalase family protein, which produces MYFYKEDLINMIVPDKPDPNAAKVLQEALGGQFGEMRTMMQYSFQSANFRGKAKQYRDLLRGVFLEELSHIELVQSTINQLLNGAGGNMPGDSATDGAPLDEVIKGGANPHHFIIGAKASLPVDAGGNPWNGSWVYDHGNLVANLLNNVMLESTGVLQKSRIYEMSSNKSMRETLAFLMVRDNAHQNAFAKALETLGVDWGKIFPVPNYDLNKYPECRKYVDLGYHNAQFNFRLDQTRIGEIFKGETPSRNGGNLAVTDPPKGFPVPEMPDMPNEHSPGLSDLNK; this is translated from the coding sequence TTGTATTTCTATAAAGAAGACTTAATCAATATGATCGTTCCCGATAAGCCTGATCCGAATGCAGCAAAAGTACTTCAGGAAGCGCTTGGAGGACAATTCGGCGAAATGCGGACGATGATGCAGTATTCTTTCCAAAGCGCAAACTTCCGCGGCAAGGCTAAACAATATCGTGATTTACTCCGTGGAGTTTTCTTGGAGGAACTTAGCCACATTGAACTTGTCCAATCAACCATCAACCAGCTGCTGAATGGTGCTGGCGGGAATATGCCTGGAGATTCCGCTACCGATGGCGCCCCACTGGATGAAGTCATCAAAGGCGGCGCAAACCCCCATCACTTCATCATCGGTGCGAAAGCATCCCTGCCCGTCGATGCTGGCGGCAATCCATGGAATGGATCATGGGTTTATGATCATGGTAATCTTGTGGCTAACCTTTTGAACAATGTCATGCTTGAATCCACAGGGGTCCTGCAAAAGTCCAGGATTTATGAAATGAGTTCCAATAAATCCATGCGCGAAACACTGGCATTTTTAATGGTGCGCGACAATGCCCACCAAAATGCATTTGCCAAGGCATTAGAAACGCTTGGGGTTGACTGGGGAAAAATCTTCCCTGTACCTAATTATGATTTGAACAAATATCCTGAATGCCGCAAATATGTGGATTTAGGCTACCATAATGCACAATTCAATTTCAGGCTGGACCAAACACGAATCGGCGAGATTTTCAAAGGGGAGACACCAAGCCGAAATGGCGGAAACCTTGCTGTTACCGATCCGCCAAAAGGATTCCCTGTCCCTGAAATGCCGGATATGCCAAATGAACATAGCCCTGGCTTGAGTGATTTGAACAAATAA
- a CDS encoding helix-turn-helix domain-containing protein has translation MSNIAKNIRQYRENHNLTQQELALKLRMGTKKIEMYESGESIPDTQTILRLSTVLDIPASEFLKDAQTGNAAGIDEDIKKLIEEIGTKKAELILRTAKDFSEDQILNVMHTLYNTQA, from the coding sequence ATGTCAAATATCGCGAAGAATATCCGGCAATACCGAGAAAATCACAACCTCACTCAACAGGAACTTGCTTTGAAATTACGAATGGGCACGAAGAAGATAGAAATGTATGAATCGGGTGAATCGATTCCAGATACACAAACCATTCTACGGCTTTCCACCGTTCTTGACATTCCTGCTTCAGAATTCCTGAAGGATGCCCAAACTGGGAACGCTGCTGGTATCGACGAGGACATAAAAAAACTGATTGAAGAAATCGGAACAAAAAAAGCGGAGCTCATTCTAAGAACAGCCAAGGACTTTAGTGAAGACCAAATTCTGAATGTTATGCATACTTTATATAATACACAAGCTTAA